From the genome of Syntrophorhabdaceae bacterium, one region includes:
- a CDS encoding response regulator transcription factor, which translates to MRKTRILVVDDHEMFRDGLKGLINQEADLEVVGEAENGEIAITLARELQPDVILMDVKMPVMDGIEATR; encoded by the coding sequence ATGAGGAAGACAAGAATCCTTGTTGTTGACGATCACGAGATGTTCCGTGACGGGCTCAAGGGGCTGATCAACCAGGAAGCTGACCTGGAGGTCGTGGGCGAGGCAGAGAACGGTGAGATCGCAATCACATTAGCTCGTGAGCTTCAACCTGATGTCATCCTCATGGATGTCAAGATGCCGGTCATGGACGGCATCGAGGCTACGCG